One window of the uncultured Fibrobacter sp. genome contains the following:
- a CDS encoding phosphatidate cytidylyltransferase — translation MSNLAQRLITAFIAIPIVFFLLWFNDFSRIGLMCFIAGVGAWEWAGMASKMYKGPDTRYLSFAASLALTLAWALSKGGYFGMPAVPYVVGMTFLVIFAIYIGLAYAKVEIDHLFPWLVMQLGAPLYVGLWGGMNVLMMGNGQGFEHCYPFILVMTGVWLCDTVAYFFGKFAAGKGPFGRHLFAPSISPKKTWEGSVAGSIATVAWVAYWAKCSAALGCFNVNIDWAKAIGLGLLVTVAGQVGDLLMSALKRWSGTKDSGNLFVGHGGVLDRCDSFYLAAPALYLLMDFFQKLA, via the coding sequence ATGAGTAATCTTGCGCAGCGATTGATCACGGCGTTTATCGCCATTCCGATTGTATTTTTCTTGCTGTGGTTTAACGACTTCAGCCGCATTGGCCTGATGTGCTTTATCGCGGGCGTGGGCGCCTGGGAATGGGCGGGCATGGCCTCCAAGATGTACAAGGGCCCCGATACCCGTTACCTTTCGTTTGCGGCATCCTTAGCCTTGACGCTCGCGTGGGCGCTTTCCAAGGGCGGTTACTTTGGTATGCCTGCCGTGCCGTACGTGGTGGGCATGACTTTCCTCGTGATTTTTGCAATCTACATTGGCTTGGCCTACGCGAAGGTGGAAATCGATCACTTGTTCCCGTGGCTCGTGATGCAGCTCGGTGCCCCGCTTTACGTGGGCCTCTGGGGTGGCATGAACGTGCTCATGATGGGGAACGGTCAGGGCTTTGAACATTGCTATCCGTTTATCCTGGTGATGACAGGCGTTTGGCTCTGCGACACGGTGGCGTATTTCTTCGGAAAGTTCGCTGCGGGCAAGGGCCCCTTTGGTCGTCATCTGTTTGCGCCGAGCATCAGCCCGAAAAAGACCTGGGAAGGTTCTGTTGCGGGTTCCATTGCGACGGTAGCATGGGTTGCCTACTGGGCAAAGTGCAGCGCCGCTCTCGGTTGCTTTAACGTGAATATCGACTGGGCGAAGGCGATAGGCCTTGGCCTCTTGGTGACTGTTGCGGGTCAGGTGGGCGACCTTCTGATGTCTGCGCTCAAGCGTTGGAGCGGTACCAAGGATTCCGGCAACTTGTTTGTCGGTCACGGTGGAGTCCTCGACCGCTGCGATTCTTTCTACCTCGCAGCCCCCGCTCTCTACTTGCTGATGGATTTCTTCCAGAAGCTTGCGTAA
- a CDS encoding YgiQ family radical SAM protein → MYDPRFLPICKEDLEELGWDYVDVIIISADAYVDHPCFGHAVVGRLFEHEGLRVAILPQPNWRDDLRDFKKLGRPRMFFAISSGMDSMVNHYTAAKRLRSDDAFTPGNKAGFRPDYATYTYAKILKKLYPDVPLLIGGLESSLRRVTHYDYWSDRLKPSILFDTQADILVYGMGEKPLKEIVRLLKKGVPFSSLHSVPQTAYLAPKGQIPTTKQWEDLRLYSYEECLANKRNQIENCRRVDIECNKWFQRRILQDVAEQTVVINPAYPPLEYGELDESFEYPYAREPHPRYRKRGNVPAFDMIKFSINTHRGCFGGCSFCAINAHQGKFIASRSRESILREVDLITKMDGFAGTITDLGGPSANMYNMRGRDPSRCQKCARPSCLTPKVCDNMDTHHHELLELYREVRNHPKVKHLFIGSGVRYDMLLQETDDKELIRDHEEYARELIDYHVSGRLKVAPEHTSDAVLKLMRKPSFTLFHKFKEFFDDECKRIGKKQQIIPYFISSHPGCTEADMAELALETKQLGFQLEQVQDFTPTPMTIATEMFYSEMTPDGKPLYVAKTPEQKKSQRQFFFWYIPENRPQIRATLERLKLGKIGRLLLSRSAKAEGKEFFPSKEREENEVYRQREQQKREQRAVTIVPQKSGDKGRWENSARKERRAALFGNNGSGEPRNDRREGHRDFRDNNRNSNFGNGERKSFHSDRKFNRDQNRDSQSNRNFRDNRNNQRGNNQRGGNSSGGKNNSPVQFTSFKRGR, encoded by the coding sequence ATGTACGATCCGCGCTTTTTACCCATCTGCAAAGAAGACCTGGAGGAACTCGGCTGGGACTATGTCGATGTGATTATCATTAGCGCGGACGCCTACGTGGACCACCCTTGCTTTGGGCATGCCGTGGTCGGTCGCCTTTTCGAGCATGAAGGCCTGCGCGTAGCAATCCTTCCGCAGCCGAACTGGCGCGATGACTTGCGCGACTTTAAGAAGCTGGGCCGCCCGCGAATGTTCTTCGCGATTTCGAGCGGCATGGATTCCATGGTGAACCACTACACCGCCGCCAAGCGCCTCCGCAGCGACGACGCCTTTACGCCCGGCAACAAGGCAGGGTTCCGCCCGGATTACGCAACTTACACCTACGCGAAGATTTTAAAGAAGCTCTACCCCGATGTTCCGCTGCTGATTGGCGGACTTGAATCGAGCCTGCGCCGCGTGACGCATTACGACTACTGGAGCGACAGACTTAAGCCTAGCATCCTTTTCGATACGCAAGCCGACATTCTCGTGTACGGCATGGGCGAAAAACCGCTCAAGGAAATCGTGCGACTCCTGAAGAAAGGCGTACCGTTCTCCAGTTTGCATTCCGTGCCGCAAACAGCCTACCTCGCGCCCAAGGGACAAATTCCTACGACCAAGCAGTGGGAAGACCTGCGCCTTTATAGTTACGAGGAATGCCTCGCCAACAAACGCAATCAAATCGAGAACTGCCGCAGGGTGGACATCGAATGCAACAAGTGGTTCCAGCGCCGCATCCTGCAAGATGTCGCGGAACAGACCGTGGTAATTAACCCCGCGTACCCGCCGCTCGAATACGGCGAACTCGACGAAAGTTTTGAATACCCCTACGCCCGCGAACCGCACCCGCGTTACAGAAAGCGCGGCAACGTGCCTGCGTTCGACATGATCAAGTTCAGCATCAACACTCACCGAGGCTGTTTTGGCGGTTGCAGTTTTTGCGCCATCAACGCACACCAGGGCAAATTCATCGCGAGCCGTAGCCGCGAAAGCATTCTGCGCGAAGTCGATTTGATTACGAAGATGGACGGATTCGCCGGCACCATCACCGATTTGGGCGGCCCGAGCGCCAATATGTACAACATGCGTGGCCGCGACCCGAGCCGTTGCCAAAAGTGCGCACGCCCCAGTTGCCTCACGCCGAAAGTCTGCGACAACATGGACACGCATCACCACGAGCTCCTGGAACTTTACCGCGAAGTGCGCAACCACCCGAAGGTGAAGCACCTGTTCATTGGAAGCGGCGTGCGTTACGACATGCTGCTGCAAGAAACCGACGACAAAGAACTGATCCGCGACCACGAAGAATACGCCCGCGAACTCATCGACTACCATGTGAGCGGGCGCCTGAAGGTGGCCCCGGAACATACCAGCGACGCAGTCCTTAAGCTGATGCGCAAGCCGAGCTTTACGCTGTTCCATAAGTTCAAGGAATTCTTCGACGACGAATGCAAGCGCATCGGCAAAAAACAGCAGATTATCCCCTACTTTATCAGTAGCCATCCGGGCTGTACCGAAGCCGACATGGCGGAACTGGCCCTGGAGACAAAGCAGTTGGGGTTCCAGCTGGAACAGGTTCAGGACTTTACGCCTACGCCCATGACCATCGCGACGGAGATGTTCTATTCCGAAATGACTCCCGATGGAAAGCCTCTTTACGTGGCGAAAACTCCGGAGCAAAAGAAAAGCCAAAGGCAATTCTTCTTCTGGTACATTCCGGAGAACCGCCCGCAGATCCGCGCCACCCTGGAGCGCCTCAAGCTGGGCAAGATCGGGCGCCTGCTCTTAAGCCGCAGCGCAAAGGCCGAAGGCAAGGAATTCTTCCCGAGCAAGGAGCGCGAAGAAAACGAAGTCTACCGCCAGCGCGAACAGCAGAAACGCGAGCAACGGGCCGTCACCATCGTGCCGCAGAAATCCGGCGACAAGGGCCGCTGGGAAAACTCCGCCCGCAAGGAACGCCGCGCCGCATTATTCGGAAACAATGGAAGTGGCGAGCCGCGCAACGACAGGCGCGAAGGTCACCGCGACTTCCGTGACAACAACCGCAACAGCAATTTCGGCAACGGTGAGCGCAAGAGTTTCCACAGCGACCGCAAATTCAACCGCGATCAGAATCGCGACTCGCAAAGCAATCGGAATTTCCGCGACAACCGCAACAACCAGCGCGGCAACAACCAGCGCGGAGGCAATTCAAGCGGCGGCAAGAACAATTCGCCGGTGCAGTTCACCTCGTTCAAACGAGGCCGCTGA
- a CDS encoding isoprenyl transferase yields the protein MANQLRHVAIIMDGNGRWARSRGLERFLGHRRGTQATIDAVEVGVNLKLEHMTLYVFSSENWGRPSKEVDYLMNLLIEMVVKEIPDLMEKNVKLTVIGNMNRLPDKPRTSLQSAIDKTANNTGMQLNLAISYGGRQEIVDATKAIAAQVAAGTLKTEDIDETLFAKNLYLKGAPDPDLVIRTGGEFRLSNYLLWQAAYSEFYVTDTLWPDFTKEEFLKAVEFFNTRERRFGKVLHE from the coding sequence GTGGCAAATCAGCTTAGACATGTCGCCATCATTATGGACGGCAACGGGCGCTGGGCCCGCAGCCGAGGTCTCGAACGTTTCCTGGGGCACCGCAGGGGCACCCAGGCGACTATCGATGCAGTCGAGGTGGGCGTAAACCTTAAGCTCGAACACATGACACTTTACGTGTTCAGCTCCGAGAACTGGGGCCGCCCCTCCAAGGAAGTGGATTACCTGATGAATCTCCTGATCGAGATGGTCGTCAAGGAAATTCCCGACCTTATGGAAAAGAACGTGAAGCTTACGGTCATCGGTAACATGAACCGTTTGCCTGACAAGCCGCGTACAAGTCTCCAGTCCGCTATCGACAAGACGGCGAACAATACGGGCATGCAGCTGAACCTTGCGATCTCTTACGGTGGCCGTCAGGAAATCGTGGATGCCACGAAGGCGATTGCAGCCCAGGTGGCGGCGGGTACGCTCAAGACCGAAGACATCGACGAGACTTTATTCGCAAAGAATCTTTATTTAAAGGGAGCGCCCGATCCGGATCTCGTGATTCGTACGGGTGGAGAGTTTAGGCTTTCGAACTATCTGCTTTGGCAGGCCGCCTATAGCGAGTTCTATGTAACGGATACGCTTTGGCCCGACTTTACCAAGGAAGAGTTCCTGAAGGCTGTCGAGTTCTTCAATACTCGTGAAAGACGTTTTGGGAAGGTGTTGCATGAGTAA